Proteins encoded together in one Corvus hawaiiensis isolate bCorHaw1 chromosome 15, bCorHaw1.pri.cur, whole genome shotgun sequence window:
- the LOC125333595 gene encoding protocadherin alpha-6-like, which yields MGERCCAVVRVLVLQAAWALSGGQVRYSVPEEAKAGTVVGRLAQDLGLEAGEAEARRLRLVAQGRRASVEVSGASGALLVSSRLDREELCGKSAPCALRLEVLVERPLRVFHVQLEVTDINDNAPIFPAARKNLSIAESSLPASRFPLEGASDADIGANAQLSYTLSPSEHFSLDLQKSSERNLVPDLVLTKSLDRETIPVHRLLLTASDGGRPSLTGTMELVISVLDANDNAPQFNQSVYKVKLPESAEVGTFVARVNATDADEGINSEVTFTATSFIPPSGRDVISVNPNTGEIHLTAALDFEEVSIFDFRIEARDKGTPPLSGHCSVELEVLDVNDNAPEVWVTSLSVPVPEDASVGTVVALLSVSDRDSGANGRVRCWVWPASPFGLEATFAGSYSLVLREALDRERVSEYEVEVRAEDGGAPALRGRRGLRVAVSDVNDNAPAFAQAVYTVLARENNAAGAELARLWARDPDEAGNGRVSYSVWEGGVGGGWRPASSYVSVDAESGRLWALQPLDYEELQVLQFEVRAVDAGEPPLCGNATVQLFVLDENDNAPALLPPAGSAPEAGGVAGEAAAAAAGSVSVSGTLWAWAAWGAPAGQVVAKIRAVDADSGYNAWLRYELWEPRGKGPFRVGLYSGEVSTARALEEADGPRQRLLIVVRDHGEPARSATATLSVSLVEAAEAALAAAAGSSSSSSRSAAGAEMGAGAASAATNVWLVVAICAVSSLFLLAVVLYGASRWAPRAAVLSGPGPTTLVCASEVGSWSYSQRHSRSLCVADGAGKSDLMVFSPNFPPPPPGPAAKDTQPEPSALLDTVSGTALLASTLSLSLCPFSLIS from the coding sequence atggGGGAGCGTTGTTGTGCGGTGGTGcgggtgctggtgctgcaggcgGCCTGGGCGCTGTCGGGCGGGCAGGTGCGGTACTCGGTGCCGGAGGAAGCCAAGGCCGGCACGGTGGTGGGCCGTCTGGCGCAGGACCTGGGCCTGGAGGCGGGCGAGGCGGAGGCGCGGCGGCTGCGGCTGGTGGCGCAGGGCCGGCGGGCGAGCGTGGAGGTGAGCGGGGCGAGCGGCGCGCTGCTGGTGAGCTCGCGGCTCGACCGGGAGGAGCTGTGCGGCAAGAGCGCGCCGTGCGCGCTgcggctggaggtgctggtggagcGGCCGCTGCGCGTCTTCCATGTGCAGCTGGAGGTCACCGACATCAACGACAATGCCCCCATCTTCCCCGCCGCCCGGAAAAACCTCAGCATCGCGGAGTCATCTCTGCCGGCGTCTCGTTTCCCGCTGGAGGGCGCGTCGGATGCGGATATCGGAGCGAACGCGCAGCTCTCCTATACACTCAGCCCCAGCGAGCACTTCTCTCTGGATTTACAAAAATCGAGTGAGCGAAATCTTGTACCCGATCTTGTTTTAACGAAATCTCTAGACCGCGAGACGATTCCCGTTCACCGGTTGTTGCTGACGGCGAGTGACGGGGGCCGACCGTCTCTGACGGGCACCATGGAGCTGGTGATCTCAGTTTTGGACGCCAACGACAATGCGCCCCAGTTCAACCAGTCAGTGTATAAAGTGAAGCTACCGGAGAGTGCTGAGGTGGGGACGTTTGTGGCGCGTGTGAACGCCACGGATGCGGACGAAGGAATCAATAGCGAAGTGACATTTACTGCAACCAGCTTCATTCCCCCGAGTGGAAGAGATGTGATTTCCGTCAATCCGAATACCGGGGAAATTCACCTCACAGCAGCCCTGGACTTCGAAGAAGTCAGTATATTTGATTTTCGTATTGAAGCAAGAGATAAAGGGACACCTCCACTATCCGGTCACTGCAGCGTGGAACTGGAGGTGCTGGATGTGAACGACAACGCGCCGGAGGTGTGGGTGACGTCGCtgtcggtgccggtgccggaGGACGCGTCGGTGGGGACGGTGGTGGCCCTGCTGAGCGTGTCGGACCGGGACTCGGGGGCGAACGGTCGCGTGCGGTGCTGGGTGTGGCCGGCGTCGCCGTTCGGTCTGGAGGCGACGTTCGCGGGCTCGTACTCGCTGGTGCTGCGCGAGGCGCTGGACCGGGAGCGGGTGTCGGAGTACGAGGTGGAGGTGCGTGCGGAGGACGGCGGGGCGCCGGCGCTGCGCGGCAGGCGCGGGCTGCGGGTGGCGGTGTCGGACGTGAACGACAACGCGCCGGCGTTCGCGCAGGCCGTGTACACGGTGCTGGCGCGGGAGAACAacgcggcgggcgcggagctgGCGCGGCTGTGGGCGCGGGACCCGGACGAGGCGGGCAACGGGCGCGTGAGCTACTCGGTGTGGGAGGGCGGCGTGGGCGGCGGGTGGCGTCCGGCGTCGAGCTACGTGTCGGTGGACGCGGAGAGCGGGCGTCTGTGGGCGCTGCAGCCCTTGGACTAcgaggagctgcaggtgctgcagttCGAGGTGCGTGCGGTGGACGCGGGCGAGCCGCCGCTGTGCGGCAACGCCACGGTGCAGCTGTTCGTGCTGGACGAGAACGACAACGcgccggcgctgctgccgcctgcgggctcggcgccggaggcgggcggcGTGGcgggcgaggcggcggcggcggcggcgggctcGGTGTCGGTGTCGGGCACGCTGTGGGCGTGGGCGGCGTGGGGGGCGCCGGCGGGGCAGGTGGTGGCGAAGATCCGCGCCGTGGACGCCGACTCGGGCTACAACGCGTGGCTGCGCTACGAGCTGTGGGAGCCGCGGGGCAAGGGCCCGTTCCGCGTGGGGCTCTACAGCGGCGAGGTGAGCACGGCGCGGGCGCTGGAGGAGGCGGACGGCCCTCGCCAGCGGCTGCTGATCGTGGTGCGCGACCACGGCGAGCCGGCGCGCTCGGCCACGGCCACGCTCAGCGTGTCGCTGGTGGAGGCCGCCGAGGCGGCGCTGGCCGCGGCCGCGGgatcgtcgtcgtcgtcgtcgcggtcggcggcgggcgcggagaTGGGCGCTGGTGCGGCGAGTGCGGCGACGAACGTGTGGCTGGTGGTGGCCATCTGCGCGGTGTCGAGCCTGTTCCTGCTGGCCGTGGTGCTGTACGGGGCGTCGCGCTGGGCGCCGCGGGCGGCCGTGCTGTCGGGGCCCGGGCCCACGACGCTCGTGTGCGCCAGCGAAGTGGGCAGCTGGTCGTACTCGCAGCGCCACAGCCGGAGCCTGTGCGTGGCGGACGGCGCGGGCAAGAGCGACCTCATGGTTTTCAGCCCCAACTtccctccgccgccgcccggccccgcggccaaGGACACGCAGCCGGAGCCCTCCGCTCTCCTGGACACGGTCAGTGGCACCGCCTTGCTCGCCTCtactctttctctttccctttgtcCCTTCTCTCTCATTTCCTAA